The Lacerta agilis isolate rLacAgi1 chromosome 5, rLacAgi1.pri, whole genome shotgun sequence genome has a segment encoding these proteins:
- the TMEM212 gene encoding transmembrane protein 212 encodes MNAGRLFVVTGRMLISFGILSIVSGIIAFFPVFSYKPWFAGWSVRIASPIWSGALAVIAGVLVALAEKQWTQRYLWEAAFTFGILNIISSPVQGAIAFASLLLGPYCYYSFAGVSGTNYLGYAVLLPFPYGKFASVCKDPAGYEWYHLALQMLDICSSLAMFSASLAIVIKLAARLLQFGHLNGEANKQRQLG; translated from the exons ATGAACGCAGGCCGCCTTTTTGTGGTAACTGGAAGAATGCTGATTTCCTTTGGGATTCTAAGCATCGTCTCTGGAATTATTGCCTTCTTCCCTGTTTTTTCCTATAAACCGTGGTTTGCCGGGTGGAGTGTCCGCATTGCTTCTCCCATCTGGAGTGGAGCTTTG GCTGTTATTGCAGGTGTACTCGTTGCTCTGGCTGAAAAACAATGGACCCAGAGATACCTG TGGGAAGCCGCTTTCACCTTTGGCATCTTGAACATCATCAGCTCACCGGTTCAAGGTGCCATCGCCTTTGCATCCCTCCTTCTTGGACCTTATTGCTACTACTCTTTCGCCGGAGTTTCGGGTACAAACTACCTCGGTTATGCTGTCCTTTTGCCCTTTCCTTACGGCAAGTTTGCTTCCGTGTGCAAGGACCCCGCAGGCTATGAGTGGTACCACCTGGCGCTGCAGATGCTAGACATTTGCTCCAGTCTTGCCATGTTCTCTGCATCCTTGGCCATTGTGATCAAACTCGCAGCAAGACTGCTCCAGTTTGGACACTTAAAT GGAGAAGCCAACAAGCAAAGACAACTGGGCTGA